From the genome of Mustela lutreola isolate mMusLut2 chromosome 16, mMusLut2.pri, whole genome shotgun sequence, one region includes:
- the AKTIP gene encoding AKT-interacting protein isoform X2, translating to MNPFWSMSASSVRKRSDGEEKALTGDVITSPPRAAPKKQLPCIPKNALPITKPTSPAPAAQSTNGTHASYGPFYLEYSLLAEFTLVVKQKLPGVYVQPSYRSALMWFGVIFIRHGLYQDGVFKFTVYIPDNYPDGDCPRLVFDIPVFHPLVDPTSGELDVKRAFAKWRRNHNHIWQVLMYARRVFYKIDTSSPLNPEAAVLYEKDVQLFKSKVVDSVKMCTARLFDQPKIEDPYAISFSPWNPSVHDEAREKMLTQKKPEEQHNKSVHVAGLSWVKPGSVQPFSKEEKTVAT from the exons ATGAACCCTTTCTGGAGTATGTCTGCAAGCTCTGTCCGCAAA CGATCTGACGGTGAGGAGAAGGCATTAACAGGGGACGTGATAACCAGCCCTCCACGTGCTGCTCCAAAGAAACAGCTGCCTTGTATTCCCAAAAACGCTTTGCCCATAACTAAGCCTACATCCCCCGCCCCAGCCGCACAGTCAACAAACGGCACACATGCTTCTTATGGACCCTTCTACTTGGAATACTCTCTTCTTGCAGAATT TACCTTGGTCGTGAAGCAGAAGCTGCCGGGTGTCTATGTGCAGCCGTCTTACCGCTCTGCATTAA TGTGGTTTGGAGTAATATTCATACGGCATGGACTGTATCAAGACGGTGTGTTTAAGTTTACAGTTTACATCCCTGATAACTACCCGGATGGTGACTGCCCT CGCTTGGTGTTTGATATTCCGGTCTTTCACCCGCTAGTCGACCCCACCTCAGGGGAACTGGATGTCAAGAGAGCATTTGCAAAATGGAG GCGGAACCATAATCACATTTGGCAAGTTTTAATGTACGCAAGGAGAGTTTTCTACAAGATTGATACATCAAGCCCCCTAAACCCAGAGGCTGCAGTGCT GTATGAAAAAGATGTTCagctttttaaaagcaaagtggTGGACAGTGTTAAGATGTGCACGGCTCGTTTGTTTGACCAACCTAAGATAGAAGACCCCTACGCAATTAG CTTTTCTCCATGGAATCCTTCTGTACATGATGAAGCCAGAGAAAAGATGCTGACTCAGAAG AAGCCTGAAGAACAGCACAATAAAAGTGTTCATGTTGCTGGCCTGTCATGGGTAAAGCCTGGTTCAGTACAACCTTTcagtaaagaagagaaaacagtagCAACTTAA
- the AKTIP gene encoding AKT-interacting protein isoform X1, with protein sequence MNPFWSMSASSVRKRSDGEEKALTGDVITSPPRAAPKKQLPCIPKNALPITKPTSPAPAAQSTNGTHASYGPFYLEYSLLAEFTLVVKQKLPGVYVQPSYRSALMWFGVIFIRHGLYQDGVFKFTVYIPDNYPDGDCPRLVFDIPVFHPLVDPTSGELDVKRAFAKWRRNHNHIWQVLMYARRVFYKIDTSSPLNPEAAVLYEKDVQLFKSKVVDSVKMCTARLFDQPKIEDPYAISFSPWNPSVHDEAREKMLTQKKKPEEQHNKSVHVAGLSWVKPGSVQPFSKEEKTVAT encoded by the exons ATGAACCCTTTCTGGAGTATGTCTGCAAGCTCTGTCCGCAAA CGATCTGACGGTGAGGAGAAGGCATTAACAGGGGACGTGATAACCAGCCCTCCACGTGCTGCTCCAAAGAAACAGCTGCCTTGTATTCCCAAAAACGCTTTGCCCATAACTAAGCCTACATCCCCCGCCCCAGCCGCACAGTCAACAAACGGCACACATGCTTCTTATGGACCCTTCTACTTGGAATACTCTCTTCTTGCAGAATT TACCTTGGTCGTGAAGCAGAAGCTGCCGGGTGTCTATGTGCAGCCGTCTTACCGCTCTGCATTAA TGTGGTTTGGAGTAATATTCATACGGCATGGACTGTATCAAGACGGTGTGTTTAAGTTTACAGTTTACATCCCTGATAACTACCCGGATGGTGACTGCCCT CGCTTGGTGTTTGATATTCCGGTCTTTCACCCGCTAGTCGACCCCACCTCAGGGGAACTGGATGTCAAGAGAGCATTTGCAAAATGGAG GCGGAACCATAATCACATTTGGCAAGTTTTAATGTACGCAAGGAGAGTTTTCTACAAGATTGATACATCAAGCCCCCTAAACCCAGAGGCTGCAGTGCT GTATGAAAAAGATGTTCagctttttaaaagcaaagtggTGGACAGTGTTAAGATGTGCACGGCTCGTTTGTTTGACCAACCTAAGATAGAAGACCCCTACGCAATTAG CTTTTCTCCATGGAATCCTTCTGTACATGATGAAGCCAGAGAAAAGATGCTGACTCAGAAG AAGAAGCCTGAAGAACAGCACAATAAAAGTGTTCATGTTGCTGGCCTGTCATGGGTAAAGCCTGGTTCAGTACAACCTTTcagtaaagaagagaaaacagtagCAACTTAA